Proteins encoded within one genomic window of Panicum virgatum strain AP13 chromosome 1N, P.virgatum_v5, whole genome shotgun sequence:
- the LOC120654445 gene encoding probable acyl-activating enzyme 1, peroxisomal — MEGTVLCAANHAPLTPISFLERAALVYPDRPAVVASGPAAAPPRTWRETRARCLRLAAALAGLGVARHDVVAVFAQNIPAVCELHFGIPMAGAVICALNSRLDAGMASVLLQHSEAKVAFVDAALLGTAREALRLVSEAGARAPTVVLIEEVLDEPAVPADHRYHEYEALILSSSSSASAADTAIRWPADENEPIALNYTSGTTSRPKGVVYSHRGAYLNSLASVLLNDMTALPVYLWTVPMFHCNGWCLVWGVAAQGGTNVCLRKVTPAAIFDAVARHGVTHMGGAPTVLSMIVNATAEERQRRPPGGRPVTVMTGGAPPPPAVLFRMEELGFLVIHSYGLTETYGPATVCTWKPEWDALPAAERAAIKSRQGLHHLGLEVDVKEPGTMRSVPADGRTMGEMMFRGNTVMSGYLKDGAATAEAMAGGWLRSGDLAVRHGDGYVKILDRSKDIIISGGENISTIEVEAALFAHPAVAEAAVVGRPDEYWGETPCAFVRLKDKGSVAAEEVMAFCRARLPRYMAPRTVVFVDELPKTATGKVQKFALRDKAKAMGSISRSKL; from the exons atGGAAGGCACCGTGCTGTGCGCCGCCAACCACGCGCCGCTCACGCCCATCAGCTTCCTCGAGCGCGCCGCGCTCGTGTACCCGGACCGCCCCGCCGTCGTCGcctccggccccgccgccgcgccgccgcgcacctggCGGGAGACCCGGGCGcgctgcctccgcctcgccgccgccctcgccgggcTCGGCGTCGCGCGCCACGACGTG GTCGCTGTGTTCGCGCAGAACATCCCCGCCGTCTGCGAGCTCCACTTCGGCATCCCCATGGCCGGCGCCGTGATCTGCGCGCTCAACTCGCGCCTCGACGCCGGCATGGCGTCCGTCCTCCTCCAGCATTCCGAGGCCAAGGTGGCGTTCGTCGACGCCGCGCTGCTGGGCACCGCCCGAGAGGCTCTCCGGCTCGTGTCCGAAGCCGGAGCGAGGGCCCCCACCGTGGTGCTGATCGAGGAGGTCCTCGACGAGCCAGCCGTCCCGGCTGATCACCGGTACCACGAGTACGAGGCCCTGAtcctgagcagcagcagcagcgcctcaGCAGCAGACACGGCGATCCGGTGGCCGGCCGACGAGAACGAGCCGATCGCGCTCAACTACACGTCGGGGACGACGTCGCGGCCCAAGGGCGTGGTGTACAGCCACCGCGGCGCGTACCTCAACAGCCTGGCGTCCGTGCTCCTCAACGACATGACGGCGCTGCCCGTGTACCTGTGGACGGTGCCCATGTTCCACTGCAACGGCTGGTGCCTCGTCTGGGGcgtggcggcgcagggcggcaccAACGTGTGCctgcgcaaggtgaccccggcGGCCATCTTCGACGCCGTGGCGCGGCACGGGGTGACGCACATGGGCGGCGCGCCGACGGTGCTGAGCATGATCGTGAACGCCACGGCGGAGgagcgccagcggcggccgccCGGGGGGAGGCCGGTGACCGTGATgaccggcggcgcgccgccgccgccggcggtgctGTTCCGGATGGAGGAGCTCGGGTTCCTGGTGATCCACTCGTACGGGCTGACGgagacgtacggccccgcgacGGTGTGCACGTGGAAGCCGGAGTGGGacgcgctgccggcggcggagcgcgcggcgaTCAAGTCCCGGCAGGGGCTCCACCACCTGGGGCTGGAGGTGGACGTGAAGGAGCCCGGCACGATGCGGAGCGTGCCGGCGGACGGGCGCACCATGGGGGAGATGATGTTCCGGGGGAACACGGTGATGAGCGGGTACCTCAAGgacggcgcggcgacggcggaggcgatGGCCGGCGGGTGGCTGCGGTCGGGGGACCTGGCGGTGCGGCACGGCGACGGGTACGTGAAGATCCTGGACCGGTCCAAGGACATCATCATCTCGGGCGGGGAGAACATCAGCACgatcgaggtggaggcggcgctgttCGCGCacccggcggtggcggaggcggccgtgGTGGGGCGGCCCGACGAGTACTGGGGCGAGACGCCGTGCGCGTTCGTGAGGCTCAAGGACAAGGGGAGCGTGGCCGCCGAGGAGGTCATGGCCTTCTGCCGGGCGCGGCTGCCGCGGTACATGGCGCCCCGGACGGTGGTGTTCGTGGACGAGCTGCCCAAGACGGCGACGGGGAAGGTGCAGAAGTTCGCGCTCCGGGACAAGGCCAAGGCCATGGGCAGCATCTCCAGGAGCAAGCTCTAG